The Erythrobacter sp. genome segment TGTGGATTGCCGAATGGTCGGGCCGTTCGTGTTTGTCGACCAGTTCGGCCCGGCGCAACTCGACTTGAGCACGGGCATGGATGTGCGGCCGCATCCGCATATCAATCTGGCCACGGTGACGTGGCTCTTCGAGGGCGCGATCGATCATCGTGACAGCCTCGGCACTTTCTCCACCATACGCCCCGGCACGGTGAACCTGATGACGGCGGGGCGCGGCATCGTCCATTCGGAACGCAGCCCGCAGGATGAACGTGTGCGCGGGCCGAAGCTCTACGGAATGCAGACCTGGCTCGCCCTGCCCGACGGCAAGGAGGAAATCGATCCGGCCTTCGAAGCGGTGAGCGACCTGCCGTGGGTCGAGGCGGGCGGCGCGCGGGCCTGCGTCATCATGGGCGAGCTGTGGGGCGCGCGGGCGCGAACGACCTGCCATGCCGAAACGATCTACGCCGAGATCCTGCTGGAGGCTGGCGGGTCGATTCCCATCGACCCGCAAGCGGACGAACGCGCGGTGATGCTGGTCGGCGGCGAGGCGAGCCTCGATGGCGAAGCGCTGAATTTGTACGATCTGGTCGTGCTCAAGCCGGGTGAGGCGATGACGCTTGCCAGCCGCAGCGGCGCGCGGGCGATGCTGCTCGGCGGAGAGGCTTTCGCCACCAAGCGCCACGTCTGGTGGAATTTCGTCAGCTCGGATCGGGAGCGGATCGAACAGGCCAAGGCCGACTGGCGTGAGGGGCGGTTTGCGAAGGTTCCCGGCGATGAGGCGGAGTTTATCCCTCTGCCCGAGGGTGCGCCCAAGACTGTGAGCTATCCGTAGACCCCTTCGTCACCCCGGACTTGATCCGGGGTCCCGCTAATTCTGGCGGACGAAAAAGTAGCCGGATCCCGGATCAAGTCCGGGATGACGTGGGTAAATTTGCGCGCTATCCCGCCCCACATGAAAACCATCATCCTCCCCATCGTCGCCCTGTTTCTCGCCACCCCCGCCTTGGCGCAGGAGGCTCCTGCCCCCGCGCCCGGCGCTCCCGGCTCCATCGAGTGGCACAACGCCCAGCAGAGCGCGCTGCATTCGCTGAGCGCCGCCGACGGCTGGCACCGGCTGGCGGACGGGATCATGTTTCGCCGCACCTCAGGCAGCGGCACCGGCCCTGCCCCCACCGTGCAGGACGAAATCACGATCCACTATACCGGCAGTTTCACCGATGGTTCGGTGTTCGACAGCTCGGTAGCGCGCGGCGAACCGGCGACTTTCCCGCTCTCCGGCCTGATTCGCGGCTGGCAGGTCGCCATCCCCTACATGGGCGTGGGCGATACTGCGGAGATCGTGATCCCGGCAGGGAGTGCCTACGGATTGCAGGGGCGCGGGCCGATCCCCGGCGGGGCGACCTTGCTGTTCACCATCGAACTTCTCGGCATTCCCAGCCGGGGCGTGTGAGGTGAGCGAGCTGGCGCGGGTAAAGCTCTCCAGCGGCATCGAACTCGATGTCCGGGATTCTGGCCCGCGCGATGCGCCCGCTTTGCTTTTCCTCCACGGCTTCCCCGAAAATCACCGCACCTGGCGGCACCAGATCGCGCATTTCGCCGATCGCTTTCGCTGCATTGCGCCCGATCAGCGCGGCTACGGCAATTCGTCGCGGCCTGAAGGTGTCGAGCATTACGAACCGATGGCGCTGGCGCAGGATATTGCCCTGCTGGCGCAGGCTCTTGGCCTCCCCGGCTATACGATCATCGGCCATGACTGGGGCGGCGCGATTGCCTGGCTGGTGGCAGCGTTCGGGCAAGCGACCGGGCAGGTGACCCGCGCCGTGATCGCCAATGCGCCGCACCCGGCGGTATTCGCGCAATTGCTGCTGGAGGACCGCGAGCAGCGCGCGGCCAGCCAGTACATGCGTGCGTTCCGCGATCCTGCCAATGATGCGCTCGTGCGCGAGCACGGGCTGGCGGCGCTGCTGATGCAGGCGATCAAGTGGAACCGGCGCGCGGCCAACGATCCGGCGGAAGTGGCGCTGCTGCTGGAGCAATGGAGCGATCCCGATCGCGCCTTCGCCATGCTCAACTGGTACCGCGCCAGCGAGCTGCATGTCCCGTCGTTGGAGGAGCCTGTCGGCTTGCCCGCCGGGTTTGCTCCCCCGCCGTTCCCCAAGATCGAAATTCCCACGCTGGTGATCTGGGGCATGGAGGACGAAGCTCTGCTGCCCGCCAATGTCGAGCGCCTGCCCGACTGGGTGAGCGACCTGACCGTGGAGCGGATTGCCGATGCCGGGCATTTCGTGCCGTGGGAAGCGCCCGAAGCGGTCAACGCGGCGATGGAGCGGTTTTTGCAGAAAACGGCCCCCTAGCCCCAGATCCGCTCGTCCTGAGCCTGTCGAAGGACGCTCGCTGACCTTGGGTGCGTGGCCTTCGACAGGCTCAGGCTGAGCGGTCGTAGTTATCGTCTCCCCACTCCACCCAAGCCCCATGCGGGTGCGCCTCGCCGAGCAGCACTTCCTCCGCCCCGCCCGGCCAATAGCGCACAACGCATTCGTGGCGGAAAGTCGCCCGGTTGGTCTCCACCGCAATCCACGCCAGCGGCTTTTCCACCGTCGCCAATGCCCCCGCCGCTTCCATCGCCTGCGTGATCGCTTCGCGCGTCGCAATGGGGAGGTACTGCCACATCACCGTGTGGAACAGCACGCGGGTGACGCCTGCCTGCCGCTCTGCCGCCAGCCGTTCGGCGACGAAGTGCGCGGCATCCTGCTTTGCCAGATCGGGCGGCTCCTGTTCCGCCATCGCGATCACCGCATCCATCCGCGCCATCCGCTCGGTCGCATCGGGCCAGATGTAGGCCTTCAGTCGCAGTGCCTGTGTAGGGTCAGTCAGATCGACCGGAGCTACGTCACAGCCTTTTGCGCCAACAATCTCGACCGGATGGTCAGGTGGCGGCGGCCCGCGCCATTCAGGCACGATTTGCACCGGAGACTCTGATAGCCCCGTCCTCACCCCGCCCAGATCGAAGCCAAAGCGCCCCATCATGGTGTTGATCCCCGCGCTTGCGCCAATCTCGTTGAGTTCGAAGCACGGCCCCAGCCGCCCGAACAGCCACAACAGTGCCGCCATCACGCTGGCAGAGCGCCCCGCCTCGTTGGTCTGCGGCGGGCTGTCGAGCCACGCCAGCAGTACGTGATCGAATGTGTGCGCAGTGTCGGACACCAGTGCATCGGCCTGCCCCTGGTCCGCTATCCGGCCCTGGTATAGGTCGCCCAGCCGTGGCGCTTCGCCGGTCAGGAACAGCCAGTGAAACCCGCCCGCCACGCGCAGCGGCATCGCGTCTTCCAGCGTCAAACCCTGCCAGGCCGCCATCCGCCGTCCCGTGACGGTCTCGCCATCCAGCAGCGTCAACAATCCCCGGATCAGTCGCGCATTGCAGGGTGCGCCCGCGCGCTCGGCGTGATCAGCCTGCCACGCAATCGCTTCTGCGACGCTGGCGATCTCCATCACCTTGCGCCCGCTTGCTGCACCTACCGCCTTTTGCCCGCCTGCCATCCGCATTGCCCTTTTCCAGTGAGGCCACTACATCGCGCGGCCATGACCCAAGGTTCCGCCCCCCACCCCCCAGCGCCGCTGATTTTCGCCGTGCCCAAGGGCCGCATTCTCGACGAAGCGGTTCCGGTGATGGAGCGTGCGGGCGTGGTGCCGGAAAGCGCCTTTCACGACAAGGCCGACCGCTCGCTCAGCTTCGCCGACACCAGCGGCACGATGCGCATCTTCCGCGTACGCGCTTTCGATGTCGCCACCTTCGTCGCTTTCGGCGCGGCGCAGGCGGGGATCGTGGGATCGGACGTGATCGAGGAATTCGACTATTCCGAACTCTACGCCCCCGTCGATCTGGGCATTGGCGCCTGCCGCCTGTCGGTGGCCGAGCCGCTGCAGCCCGCGGGCTACGCCTTTGGTAATGCCAGCCATCTGCGCGTCGCCACCAAGTATCCCAACATCACCGGCCGCCATTTCGAACGCCAGGGCATCCAGGCGGAATGCATCAAGCTGAACGGGGCGATGGAGCTTGCCCCCTCGAGCGGGCTGGCCGGGCGGATCGTGGATCTGGTCTCCACCGGGCAGACGCTCAAGTCGAACGGACTGGTCGAGCGCGACGTGATCATGCAGGTGACCAGCCGCCTGATCGTCAACCGCGCGGCGCTGAAGACCGATCCGCGCGTGGCCGCGCTGGTCGAAGGCTTCCGCGCTGCTGTTTCTGAAGCGAAGGCCGCCTGATGCGACGCCTGCATATTAGCGACGCCGATTTCGAGGCGCAGTTCGCGCGGATCGTCAACGACCGGCGCGAGAGCGATGCCGGGGTGGCGCGCGATGTCAGTGAGATCCTTGCCCGCGTGCGCAGCGGCGGGGACGAGGAATTGCGCAATCTCACCCTGCGGTTCGACAAATATACGCTGACCGAGGATTCCGCCACCTGGCGGATCGGCGCGGACGAATGCGCGGCGGCATACGAGGCGCTGGCTACCGAAGCGAAGACCGCGCTCGATCTCGCGGCGGAGCGTATCCGTGCTTATCACGAAGGCCAATTGCCGCAGGATCGCGACTATGTTGACGCGGCGGGCGTGCGGCTCGGCGCGAAGTGGCTGCCGGTGGACGCGGCGGGGCTCTATGTTCCCGGCGGGCGCGCGGCCTATCCAAGCAGCCTGCTGATGAACGCGATCCCGGCGCGGGTGGCGGGGGTGGAACGGCTCGTGGTTTGCACCCCCACGCCCAAGGGCGAAGTCAACCCGCTGGTGCTTGCCGCCGCGCACGTCTGCGGCATCGAGGAACTGTGGCGGATCGGCGGCGCGCAGGCGATTGCGGCGCTCGCCTATGGCACCGAACACATCCAGCCGGTCGACGTGGTGACCGGCCCCGGCAACGCCTGGGTGGCGGAAGCCAAGCGCCAGCTTTACGGCGTGGTCGGCATCGACATGGTCGCGGGGCCGAGCGAAATCCTCGTCATTTCCGACAACAAGAGCGATCCCGACTGGGTCGCCGCCGACCTGCTGAGCCAGGCCGAACACGATCCCGCAGCCCAGTCGATCCTGATTACCGACGATGCCGCGTTTGCCGATGTGGTCGAAGACGCGGTCGATGTCACGCTGGCGCAGCTCGCTACCCGCACGGTGGCGAGCGAGAGCTGGGACAAGCACGGCGTGGTGATCCTGGTGGACAATCTCGCCGCGCAGGCCCCGCCGCTCGCCAATCGCCTTGCCGCCGAACACGTCGAACTGATGGTGGACGATCCCGATGCTATGTTCGCGCAGATCCGCCATGCAGGCAGCGTGTTCCTCGGTCGCCATACGCCAGAAGCCGTGGGTGACTATGTCGCCGGGCCAAACCACGTGCTTCCCACCGGCCGCCGCGCGCGCTTTGCCAGCGGGCTGTCGGTGCTCGATTTCATGAAGCGGACCAGCTTCCTCCAGGCCGATGCTGCCTCGCTCGCCGCGATCGGCCCGGCGGCGGTGGCGCTGGCCGAGATCGAAGGCCTGCCCGCCCATGCCACCTCTGTGAAAGTCCGTCTGAAATGAACAAGCCCGCCAAAGGCTCACAACGCTCCCGCCAACGCTCCGCCGCGCGGCTCGCCGCCGTGCAGGCGATCTACCAGTGGCACATGGAAAAGACCGCGCTGAGCCGGCTGCTCAACGAATTCCACCAGCACCGGTTGGGCGCGGAGATCGAGGACGACCAATATGCCGAGGCCGAAGTCGATTTCTTCGACGACGTTGTGGCCGGCGTGATCGCCCGCGCGGAGGAGATCGATGCGAAGCTGAGCGAGAAGCTGGCCGACGGCTGGACCCTCGCCCGGCTCGACAAGACCATGCTGCAGATCCTGCGCTGCGGCACCTACGAACTGCTCGCCCGCGCCGATGTGCCGGTTGGCACCGCGATCAGCGAATATGTCGATGTTGCGCACGCCTTCTTCGATGAGCGCGAGGCGAAGTTCGTCAACGGCGTGCTGGATGCGGTGGCGAAGGATGTGCGCCGCTGACCACGTCATCCCGGCCCCCGAGCCGGGATCCCGCTTCCTTTCAATTCCCTCGCTGTCCAGTTAAGCGGGACCCCGGATCAAGTCCGGGGTGACGAACTGGGGATATGAACGAAGCCGAATTTATCGCCGCTCTGCGCCACCTCCCGCTCCATAAGGGTGCGCGGGGCCTGGCAGACGATGCTGCCGTCTTGCCGCTGGGCAACGAAGTGTTCGTCTTCACCCATGATATGATGGTTGAAGGCCGCCATTTCCTCTCCGGGCAGGACATGGCCGATGTCGCGTGGAAGCTCGTTTCCACCAATCTTTCCGATCTGGCCGCCAAGGGCGCGGAGCCGGTCGGCGTGCTGCTCGGCCATATGCTCGGCCACGGCGATGCCGATTTCCTTTCCGGGCTGGAGGAAGTTCTCACCCATTACGGCGTGCCGCTGCTTGGCGGCGATACTGTTTCCGGCGGGCCTCCTCGGGCTTTCGGGCTTACCGCCATCGGTCGCGCCGTCCACACCCCCGTCCCTTCCCGCAGCGGGGCGCAGATCGGGGACGATCTGTTCGTCACCGGGACGCTCGGCGCAGCGATGCTCGGGTTCGAGGCCTTGCGCGATGGCACCACCACTGCCGACATCACACCCTACACCCGCCCGATGGCGCGGCTCGCCGAAGGCTGCGATCTTGCCCCGCTCGCCACAGCGATGATGGACGTTTCCGACGGATTGCTGCTCGACGCCTTCCGCATGGCCGAGGCAAGCGAGGTCTCGATAGCGATCGACAGCAGCGCCGTTCCTGTCGCCGATCCCGCCCGGCGCCACGAGTGCCTGACCTGGGGCGATGATTACGAGTTGCTGTTCACCCTCCCCGCCAAGACCTTCCCCCCGGTCCCCGCCACCCGCATCGGCACAGTCGAACCGCGCGGCTTTGCGCCGCTGTTCGTCGATGGCGAGCCGGCGACCAATGCCGAAGGCCTCGGCTATCTTCACAATCAGGGCGGCAAGTAAGGCGATATCGCCGGCACGGGTGAAAAACCCGCGCTTTGCGCTTGTCGAAGCGCGTTACATTGCCTAGCCACGGCCCCACACGGACCCGGAAGCCCGGGCCGTTTTCATTTCTAAGAGGGGAAAAGCCGGGTTATGCAACTGGTTCTCATCGCAATCGCGCTTGGTGCGCTGGCCATCGTCTATGGCTTCGTCACCAGCCGCCAGGTGCTCGGCGCACCGGCGGGCAATGCCAAAATGCAGGAAATCGCCGCCGCCATCCAGGAAGGCGCGCAAGCCTATCTGAACCGCCAGTACACCACCATCGGCATTGTCGGCGTGGTCGTCGCGGTCCTCGTCGGGGTTTTCCTCGGCTATCTTTCGGCGATCGGCTTCGTGATCGGGGCGGTGCTTTCAGGCGTCGCCGGGTTCATCGGGATGAACATCTCGGTGAAGGCCAATGTGCGCACTGCGCATGCGGCTTCGACCGGTCTACAGGAAGGCCTGACGATGGCTTTCCGCGCGGGCGCGATCACCGGGATGCTGGTGGCGGGCCTTGCCCTGCTGGCCATCGCGGTGTTCTTCTACGTGCTGATCGGCCCGATGGCGCTCGAACCCAACAGCCGCGAAGTGATCGACGCGCTGGTGGCGCTCGCTTTCGGTGCCTCGCTGATTTCGATCTTCGCCCGTCTGGGCGGCGGCATCTTCACCAAGGCGGCAGACGTCGGCGCCGATCTCGTCGGCAAGGTCGAAGCCGGAATCCCGGAGGATGACCCCCGCAACCCCGCCGTTATCGCCGACAACGTTGGCGACAACGTCGGCGATTGCGCTGGCATGGCGGCCGACCTGTTCGAAACCTATGTCGTCACCGTGGGCGCAACGATGGTGCTCACCGCGCTGCTGTTGACCGCTGCGGGCGAACTGCTGCTGCCGCTGATGGCGCTGCCGCTGCTGATTGGCGGTGCCTGCATCGTTACCAGCATCATCGGCACCTATTTCGTCCGTCTGGGCGGCGGGACAAATGTAATGGGCGCGATGTACAAGGGCTTCCTTGTCTCTGCCGTGCTGGCGATCCCGCTGATCTACCTCGTCACGCAGTATGCGCTCGGCTCGGTCGGGGTCGGCATGAACGACGTGCTCAATGCCGGAATGGCGGACATGGTGCCCTTCACCGGGATGGACCTGTTCTGGTGTGCGCTGATCGGCCTGCTGCTGACCGGCGTGATCATCTGGATCACCGAATACTACACCGGCACCGGCTTCCGCCC includes the following:
- a CDS encoding FKBP-type peptidyl-prolyl cis-trans isomerase, which gives rise to MKTIILPIVALFLATPALAQEAPAPAPGAPGSIEWHNAQQSALHSLSAADGWHRLADGIMFRRTSGSGTGPAPTVQDEITIHYTGSFTDGSVFDSSVARGEPATFPLSGLIRGWQVAIPYMGVGDTAEIVIPAGSAYGLQGRGPIPGGATLLFTIELLGIPSRGV
- a CDS encoding ATP phosphoribosyltransferase; its protein translation is MTQGSAPHPPAPLIFAVPKGRILDEAVPVMERAGVVPESAFHDKADRSLSFADTSGTMRIFRVRAFDVATFVAFGAAQAGIVGSDVIEEFDYSELYAPVDLGIGACRLSVAEPLQPAGYAFGNASHLRVATKYPNITGRHFERQGIQAECIKLNGAMELAPSSGLAGRIVDLVSTGQTLKSNGLVERDVIMQVTSRLIVNRAALKTDPRVAALVEGFRAAVSEAKAA
- a CDS encoding DUF2332 domain-containing protein — its product is MEIASVAEAIAWQADHAERAGAPCNARLIRGLLTLLDGETVTGRRMAAWQGLTLEDAMPLRVAGGFHWLFLTGEAPRLGDLYQGRIADQGQADALVSDTAHTFDHVLLAWLDSPPQTNEAGRSASVMAALLWLFGRLGPCFELNEIGASAGINTMMGRFGFDLGGVRTGLSESPVQIVPEWRGPPPPDHPVEIVGAKGCDVAPVDLTDPTQALRLKAYIWPDATERMARMDAVIAMAEQEPPDLAKQDAAHFVAERLAAERQAGVTRVLFHTVMWQYLPIATREAITQAMEAAGALATVEKPLAWIAVETNRATFRHECVVRYWPGGAEEVLLGEAHPHGAWVEWGDDNYDRSA
- a CDS encoding pirin family protein, with protein sequence MSILKTVTPVSHDLGAFTVRRAVPSVDCRMVGPFVFVDQFGPAQLDLSTGMDVRPHPHINLATVTWLFEGAIDHRDSLGTFSTIRPGTVNLMTAGRGIVHSERSPQDERVRGPKLYGMQTWLALPDGKEEIDPAFEAVSDLPWVEAGGARACVIMGELWGARARTTCHAETIYAEILLEAGGSIPIDPQADERAVMLVGGEASLDGEALNLYDLVVLKPGEAMTLASRSGARAMLLGGEAFATKRHVWWNFVSSDRERIEQAKADWREGRFAKVPGDEAEFIPLPEGAPKTVSYP
- a CDS encoding alpha/beta hydrolase; translation: MSELARVKLSSGIELDVRDSGPRDAPALLFLHGFPENHRTWRHQIAHFADRFRCIAPDQRGYGNSSRPEGVEHYEPMALAQDIALLAQALGLPGYTIIGHDWGGAIAWLVAAFGQATGQVTRAVIANAPHPAVFAQLLLEDREQRAASQYMRAFRDPANDALVREHGLAALLMQAIKWNRRAANDPAEVALLLEQWSDPDRAFAMLNWYRASELHVPSLEEPVGLPAGFAPPPFPKIEIPTLVIWGMEDEALLPANVERLPDWVSDLTVERIADAGHFVPWEAPEAVNAAMERFLQKTAP
- the nusB gene encoding transcription antitermination factor NusB, giving the protein MNKPAKGSQRSRQRSAARLAAVQAIYQWHMEKTALSRLLNEFHQHRLGAEIEDDQYAEAEVDFFDDVVAGVIARAEEIDAKLSEKLADGWTLARLDKTMLQILRCGTYELLARADVPVGTAISEYVDVAHAFFDEREAKFVNGVLDAVAKDVRR
- the thiL gene encoding thiamine-phosphate kinase; translation: MNEAEFIAALRHLPLHKGARGLADDAAVLPLGNEVFVFTHDMMVEGRHFLSGQDMADVAWKLVSTNLSDLAAKGAEPVGVLLGHMLGHGDADFLSGLEEVLTHYGVPLLGGDTVSGGPPRAFGLTAIGRAVHTPVPSRSGAQIGDDLFVTGTLGAAMLGFEALRDGTTTADITPYTRPMARLAEGCDLAPLATAMMDVSDGLLLDAFRMAEASEVSIAIDSSAVPVADPARRHECLTWGDDYELLFTLPAKTFPPVPATRIGTVEPRGFAPLFVDGEPATNAEGLGYLHNQGGK
- a CDS encoding sodium-translocating pyrophosphatase; the encoded protein is MQLVLIAIALGALAIVYGFVTSRQVLGAPAGNAKMQEIAAAIQEGAQAYLNRQYTTIGIVGVVVAVLVGVFLGYLSAIGFVIGAVLSGVAGFIGMNISVKANVRTAHAASTGLQEGLTMAFRAGAITGMLVAGLALLAIAVFFYVLIGPMALEPNSREVIDALVALAFGASLISIFARLGGGIFTKAADVGADLVGKVEAGIPEDDPRNPAVIADNVGDNVGDCAGMAADLFETYVVTVGATMVLTALLLTAAGELLLPLMALPLLIGGACIVTSIIGTYFVRLGGGTNVMGAMYKGFLVSAVLAIPLIYLVTQYALGSVGVGMNDVLNAGMADMVPFTGMDLFWCALIGLLLTGVIIWITEYYTGTGFRPVRSIAKASETGHGTNVIQGLAISLESTALPTLAIIAAIIGAYQIAGLIGLAFAATAMLALAGMVVALDAYGPVTDNAGGIAEMAGLDDSVREKTDLLDAVGNTTKAVTKGYAIGSAGLAALVLFAAYTTDLGIFFPEITVDFSLENPYVIVGLLLGALLPYLFGAMGMTAVGRAAGEVVKDVRDQFAKNPGIMTYEVKPDYARTVDLVTKAAIREMIIPSLLPVLAPIVVYFVITAIAGQENGFAALGALLLGVIVGGLFVALSMTAGGGAWDNAKKYIEDGNHGGKGSEAHKAAVTGDTVGDPYKDTAGPAVNPMIKITNIVALLLLAALAAA
- the hisD gene encoding histidinol dehydrogenase, with the protein product MRRLHISDADFEAQFARIVNDRRESDAGVARDVSEILARVRSGGDEELRNLTLRFDKYTLTEDSATWRIGADECAAAYEALATEAKTALDLAAERIRAYHEGQLPQDRDYVDAAGVRLGAKWLPVDAAGLYVPGGRAAYPSSLLMNAIPARVAGVERLVVCTPTPKGEVNPLVLAAAHVCGIEELWRIGGAQAIAALAYGTEHIQPVDVVTGPGNAWVAEAKRQLYGVVGIDMVAGPSEILVISDNKSDPDWVAADLLSQAEHDPAAQSILITDDAAFADVVEDAVDVTLAQLATRTVASESWDKHGVVILVDNLAAQAPPLANRLAAEHVELMVDDPDAMFAQIRHAGSVFLGRHTPEAVGDYVAGPNHVLPTGRRARFASGLSVLDFMKRTSFLQADAASLAAIGPAAVALAEIEGLPAHATSVKVRLK